Part of the Coregonus clupeaformis isolate EN_2021a chromosome 8, ASM2061545v1, whole genome shotgun sequence genome, TATTACACACTGATAGTCTAGACTTGGCATTACATTATCATCAGCTCAGTGAGATTTTAAAAGAGAATGCACATTGCTTATCCATATTCTATTGCACTGCAAAGAAGGATGTAGCATATGGTACAAGGATTTCACATATTGATAGAGAGTTGCTGTACTGTGTGTTAATATGTTAGATATGAGGCATATGGTAAGTATGTGTATTTGTAGAGAATAATGCTCTCAAAACCAAAGGGATAGGGCAGAGATACAGTGGAATGTGAATAGCAGAGAACAATTGAGTTCAGATGGTAGCTAAGCTGTTAAGCAGACCTTGCAGATTAAAGGTTGTGGTTTGTAAAGTAAACACTATCACACACATAAAATCACACACGAATGcacggacacacatacacacacactttatatCCACTTTATACcccaaaatacacacacacacacacacaaacaccccccTCCCCGCACACAACCCGAGTGGACACTTCAATAGATTAGCCCTGACACTCAGAGAGGGGGTTAAGGTGATGTGTACACAGAAGCTGACACTGGCCTGAGTGTGGGATGTATTAATGCTGACAATGTTAGAGAAGTAGGGAGAGCTTTCAGCACAGGGATTTGATCAAAGGCCTGCAGGGGAGAGAGGCTACCGGAGTAAAAAAGAACACATAACATCACTATCAGAGAGAGAATCAACTatcagagaggtggggagaggagcgagagggggagatggtgaggagagagaggagggcaagagaggagagagcgagagagaaatagagagagatagagagggaagatgaagagagaggggagagagagaagatagagagggaagatgaagagagaggggagagagagaagatagggagagaatgagagaaaggagAGCGGCTGAGAAAGGGGAAAGCATCAGAGGGAGAGAGCACATCAGGATAGAAGAGAGAGCATTCCTATCAAACACTATCAGAGCACTGAGACCCAGAATAACACTGAACATCAATGCCCTGGAACATAGAATAACATACAACCCTGGAACACAGTGAGATAGTTATAACCTCACTATAAGAACACTGGGAAATCACTGTCAGAAGCTGTAGCCTCAGGTCTccagtgtgtgtacgtgtgagtgtatacgagagagagagagagagagagagagagagagagagagagagagagagagagagagagagagagagagagagagagagagagagagagagacccacccGTGGAGCAGCAGACGTAGACTCTCAGTCTCAGGCAGCTGTGGCCATGGTGATGGGTGGGCGTGGCTTCAACAGAACACAGAAGAATGTCAGCCATGTGCCATCTAGAGGCCAGCCTATGAACTAACATGGCTTTGGCTTTTTGGCACAATATGTCTTTGTCCCATATGGCACAATATTcactatatactgcactacttttgacctataggccctggacaaaagtagtgcagtacatagggaatagggtgccatacgGGATGCAACCAAAGTGAAATGGTCATTATAGTTTATTACAGCAGTTTAACACAGTTACTTTATAGTGGTACATTTATTCAAAAGGAACAAAGTATATTTGGGGGTGTGGTGTAAGAGTTAAATTACCTAATGTAGTTTAATGACTCACAAATTGAATGCTGTAATAATCCAACTCTAACTTACTAAGGTATGTAGGTGAGTGCTACACATTGCTAATGGCTGAAGCTAATTCCCACTTACGATGTAAAGTACATGCACTTGGGCAAGCGCTATATAGATAGCCCATGCAATCGATTGTCATTACTCGACTATAACACTATATAGACAACGAGTATCTCAGCTCCACCACTTACAGATATAGTAGTACAATCATCATTACATCATTATTATACTCCTATACAGACTTAGTATAGAAATATTCCGCTCACATATGTAGTAGTACTCGTGGCCCACGTTGAACTCGTAGCCCAGGGAGAAGGCGCTGTAGCGCTGGAACTTCTCAGAGAACTTGATGGGCGCGTGGGGCGCATGCGGCCGGTTGCACTCCCAGCGCTTGAAGCCAATCTGGGGGTCGCAGGTGCGGTAGCCGCGGTAGCTGACCATGTAGAGGACGTACTGCTCAGCCACGGTGCGCTCCAGTGTCCCCCGCTGGCTGGTGGCGGTACTGTTGTAGTGCGGGCAGTAGATGTCCAGGTAGTCGTTCACTGCCACCTGCACCGTGTAGCCCTCCCTCCGTAGactgtcgagagagagagagagaggggagagaggggagagaggggagaggagacagggagatggaggaagggacggagagagagggaggaagagagagtgggggagggagggagagagagagaaaggagagaaaggtggaggtagagggaggaagaagaaataaagaaagagaaaaagaaggagagagagagaggagagaacaaatACATTGATGAGTAACAGCATACTATACAACTCTTATCAGGAAGGGACTACTTTACCTGTGCATAAAAATAGTATTTTTCTCACTCTATTCCCAGTGGCAAAACCAACCAGGGTTGCTGCAGAAAATAATATCCAAGCCTTCAAGCCTACTGTCATTCCCATGAGCATGACATAGTCTGCGTCAGTGAGGCGGAAGGAGATCATGCCATTGGAGACGTGTGGCTCCTCTACCACAGGGAGGAGGGATATACTGACATGTGAAGGGGTCCCATGCGCGCATGGCGATCGAACACAATGTACCAGTGTGTTAGCAGGTACAGAAGGTCAATCTTGGGTTGGGACATGTGACGTCGCTTTAGCCTTAAGTGAGGAAATGAGGTGACATGATTTAACATCCTACCTCATAACATGGCTGTTAATCATTCTATGTATACTCATTATCATAACTGTACAAAGTATTATCATACAAACTTCTTATGCTTATCCTGAAGGGATGGAAAGGGCAATTAATGAGATGTGAAGTATCCTTAGCTGTGGGTAGGAATCTGTGTCAGGATAAATGGCAGGGGAAATCTGCAACAACTGGAGCTGTATTGACTACTATGTAACATTAGGCGGCAGTATTGCGTTGCATTCCGCTCTAGGgtttcctctctcactctctcgcacCCTTTATCTCAATTacaatctctctctatctcacacacacacaaaaaatttgCAAACACACATGAGTGAATGCTCacacgcatgcgcgcacacaaCACAATACTAGGTCAGGTCTCAAGGGAGATTATTATTCAATTACAAAATGAGGATCACAACACCGTGTGGTGTGTGTACGTTTGCATAAATCGCTGCAGTTGCTCTGGCTCAGACATAAAAGGCCACGTTACTCTATTGAGCTTCCTGAGGTTGGCACTGTGTTGAAGGCCCAGACTAAatatgggtctctctctctctctctctctctctctctctctctctctctctctcatgcagaCAGATGAATATCATATCCCTTAACCACTGTTCTTTCCTTGCCATCAATCTTATCTCCTTGCTCGTACCCCACTCCTCTCTCAGATGTTGGATGACAGATTTTTGTCTCGCAGTGTTGCAAAAAGAAACAACACAGCCATGCTTCAAAGGGACTATATttagagagaatgggagagagagggggagggaagaaaacgagacaggggaaagagaaagaggggggaggagagagagaggagaatagagTAAGAGATAGtaaaagagggaaaggaagaggAAAGATGGAGAATGTGATGATGGGGAATCATGGATGCAAATGGGGTAGAAATGCAGGAAAGGAGCTTCAGTCATTGAGAGAGTAGGGGGAAAGgaatgagtgagagtgtgtgtgcatttacaagtgtgtgtgtgcatgtgggtgtgtgtgagtgagtgttgaACACTGCGGCTTTAGTAGCGCACTTAACATGATGACAGAATTTTAGATCACAGTTCCGTCATAAAGGCACAGACAGaatcagaggaggagaaggaggagggaggaggagggagatggacgAGGTGATGCTCTATAGGTGTGTGGAGTCAgacgtatactgaacaaaaatatgaacgcaacaggCAATAAtgtcattgattttactgagtaacagttcatatgaggaaatcagtaaaattaaataaattcattaggccctaatctatggatttcacatgactgggaatacagatatgcatctgttggtcaaatatataaaaaaaaaaaaaaaagggtctcaaaatgggcctcaggatctcgtcacggtatttttgttcattcaaatttccatcgataaaatgcaattgtgttcattgtccgtagcttatgcctgtccataccataaccccaccgccaccatggggcactctgttcacaacgttgacatcagcaaaccgctcgcccacacaacgccatacacgttgtctgcggttgtgaggccggttggaagtactgacaaattctctaaaacaacgttggaggcggtttatggtagagaaattaacattcaattatctggcaacagctctggtggatattcctgcagtcagcatgccaattgcacgctccctcaaaacttgagacatctgtggcattttgttgtgtgacaaaactgcacattttagagtggccttttattgtccctagcacaaggtgcacctgtgtaatgatcatgctatttaatcagcttcttgatatgtcacagctgtcaggtggatggattatcttggcaaaggagaaatgctcactaacagggatgtaaacaaatttgtgcacaaaatttgagcatatggaaaaaagctttttgtgcatatggaacatttctgggatcttttatttcagctcatgaaacatgggacctacatgttgcatttatatttttgttcagcgtatAAGCAGTCCACTTAGTGACACATGACACATGAGGTGGTGGGGCAAGGAGGGGTTGGGAAGGGAGGAAGATTtaacaacagagagagggagaaaagtggGAAGAGGGGGAGGTCTATGGGAGAAACTAAACAGGACAAAGAGGGGAAAATACAGTGAATGATGACAAACAAGTGAATAAAATGGAGAGAACGGaaggcagagggagagacagaaatgTAGTGCACCCCAGGGATACACATATATGTAGTAGTGCAGTGACAAAAGAGTAATGGTGCCTCTctttctcatcctctctctccccgctgTGCATTGTCTCTGTGTCGTTTCTGCTGTCTCATCATCATTTTCCTATGAGTGGGAAAGCACTGCTCGTTAGTACAGCCAGCACAAGCTGGTGAAGACAGCCTAGAGAGAGGGgcgcgagggagagaggggagagacaaagACAAAGATAGCACCACTGTACCTTGCACCACTGTCTCCACTAAAACAAGTATTTTGAGAATACAGCAACTATCAATAAATAACAAAGATACTGTAAAAGAGAAAGACCACAGACCACAGTGGACAGAAACTAGCGGTCTGTTCTGCAGTGTAAGAtctaaataaaatcaaattttcaACCAAACCAACTTCCATTGTGAATGAGCATAAACTAAATGTCCATTACCGTTACATCACAGACAATACTGTTAGAGTAACAGCATTGACTGTTAGTAATAGTACATCTACATGCTGTTTACATGCAGGCTGCTGTCTGACCATCATATCCAACCAAACCTCTCCATTGTGGATGAGTATAAATAATATGCTCATTCATGTTAGTCATTACTGTTACATCACTGTCAATACCATCACCGTAAAAGCATTGACTGTTAGTAATAGTAGATCACTAGATCTACACGCTGTTCACATGCAGGCTGCTGTCTGTCCTAgcctcacatttacattttacattttagtcatttagcagacgctcttatccagagcgacttacaggagcaattagggttaagtgccttgctcaagggcacattaacgtcatttagcagacgctcttagccagagcgactcacaaattggtgcgttcaccctatagccagtgggataaccactttacaatttacaatttgggggggttagaaggattgctttatcctatcccaggtattccttaaagaggtggggtttcaaatgtctccggaaggtggtgagtgactccgctgtcctggcgtcgtgagggagcttgttccaccattggggtgccagagcagcgaacagttttgactgggctgagcgggaactatgcttccgcagaggcaggggagccagcaggccagaggtggatgaacgcaatgccctcgtttgggtgtagggactgatcagagcctgaaggtacagaggtgccgttcccctcactgctccataggcaagcaccatggtcttgtagcggatgcgagcttcaactggaagccagtggagtgtgcggaggaggggggtgacgtgagagaacttgggaaggttgaacaccagacgggctgcggcattctggatgagttgtaggggtttaatggcacaggcagggaggccagccaacagcgagttgcagtagtccagacgggagatgacaagtgcctggattaggacctgtgccgcttcctgtgtaaggcagggtcgtactctccgaatgttgtagagcatgaacctgcaggagcgggtcaccgccttgatgttggcggagaaacgacagggtgttgtccagggtcacgcctaggctcttcgcactctgggaggaggacacagcggagttgtcaaccgtgatggcgagatcatggaacgggcagtccttccccgggaggaagagcagctccgtcttgccagggttcagcttgaggtggtgatccgtcatccatactgatatgtctgccagacatgcagagatgcgattcgccacctggttatcagaagggggaaaggagaagattagttgtgtatcgtcagcgtagcaatgataggaaaggccatgtgaggatatgacagagccaagtgacttggtgtatagggagaaaaggagagggcctagaactgagccctgggggacaccagtggtgagagcacgtggtgcggagacagcttctcgccacgccacttggtaggagcgaccggtcaggtaggacgcaatccaggagtgagccgcgccggagatgcccagctcggagagggtggagaggaggatctgatggttcacagtatcaaaagcagcagacaggtctagaaggacaagagcagaggagagagagttagctttagcagtgcggagagtctccgtgacacagagaagagcagtctcagttgaatgaccagtcctgaaacctgattggtttggatcaagaaggtcattctgagagagatagcaagagagttggctaaagacggcacgctcaatagttttggaaagaaaagaaagaagggatactggtctgtagttgttgacatcagtggggtcgagtgttggttttttgagaaggggagcaactctcgctctcttgaagacggaagggacatggccagcggtcaaggatgagttgatcagcgaggtgaggtaggggagaaggtcaccggagatggtctggagaagggaggaggggatggggtcaagcgggcaggttgttgggcggcctgcagtcacaagtcgcaggattttatctggactCACACTAAATTATTCCGTTGCTCTGTCATtcgctacatactttagtctgagatTGCCATTGCATTCATAAAATGGTCAATACCGTTACATGATTCATTATGTTACATGGTTCATTATCGTTACATTCATGTCACTGCTGTTACAGTAACAGCATTGACTGTTAGTATTAGTAGTGTTAGTGTATCTAcgctgaacaaaactataaacgcaacatgtaaagtgttgatcccatgtttcatgagctgaaataaaagatccataGAAATGTCCcatttgcacaaaaagcttatttctctcaaattgtgtgcataaatttgtttacatcccttttagtgagcatttctcctttgccaagttaatccatccacctgacaggtgtggcgtataaagaagctgattaaacagcatgatcattacacaggtgcaccttgtgctgggcaataaaaggccactttttgtcacacaacacaatgccacagatatctaaagttttgagggagcgtgcaattgacatgctgactgcaggaaagtccaccagagctgttgccagataatttaatgttaatttctctaccataagccacatccaacgtcgttttagagaatttggcagtatgtccaaccgctGACGACGTATAACCACGCAAgcgcaggacctccacatccggcttcttcacctgcgggatcgtctgagaccagccaccaggacagctgatgaagctgaggagtatttctgtctgtaataaagcccttttgtggggaaaaactcattctgattggctggacctggctccccagtgggtgggcctatgccctcccaggcccacccatggctgcgcctctgcccagtcatgtgaaatccatagattagggcctaattaatttatttcaattgactgattttcttatatgaactgtaactcagtaaaattgttgaaattgttgcatgttgcgtttatatttttgttcagtatacatgccGCTCACATTCAGATTGGTTTCTTAGTCTGACCATCAAACAACCTTCATTCAATCCCAATAaaatcgtcatcatcatcatcaatcctCTCCCTCAAGGTCACCATTAAGGATTTACAGTTACAACACAGGTGAACCCATGTAATAAATGTACCAGTAACATAGTGATGCAGAATCAATGTCTTCCTCTGATTTCTCCAATTGTCTAACTAATAGAAGACCGACAGGCTCCTCTAGCTGCGGAATGAGACAGGGACAGGCTCTGCGGTTTTTTCTCGTACCTCAACACCAAAAGTCATTACATCATCTCCAAGTAAAAGTACACACCGTCTCCAGCAAATCCTCCCTCCGCTGATTTGGTTAGCCTCGTAATTAACGCACAATTTACTGTGTTTCGATCCAAAATGGAGGCTGAAAACAAATGCTGAGGCGTGGGGAAAAAAAGAGCTAGACGCTGCAGCCTTTCAGGCCTGGGATTACCCCTGGATCTGACTGGAGTCTAGTGATGATTCAGAGATGACTCAGGGTGGTGGTAGTGGGTGCTGCTCTACActttacacacacagagacgcatgcaCAAAccgacgcatgcacacacacagcaccagtCTGTGTAATTGAGTCTGACTGCACACATTAGGGAAACAGGTCCCCATAGAGGAGCCAGGTCAGATTGGAGCTACTAAATGAATACCGTCCAATGACTGTAGTGATTCCAGCATGTGACAGTCTCCCTCTCAGGCAAAACAGCCAATAGAGGGGGCAGGTGGAAACAAAGGCCGCTCTCTGATTAGTGGAGAGCTGATAGTAAAAGACCACCAGGTGATGTCACAACACAACAAATAAATACCAGACTTTGAAGTACTTTCTTTACAGTGTACTTCAGAAGTACAAAACTACTAGCCTATAATAATGTATTTTCTATCAGCAGAGGTATGAGAGGAGTGTATGTCTGTAtgccaaatggcactctatttacACTATATTgtacactgcttttgaccagggcccagttccccaaaagcatcttaaggctaagttcatcattagttCTACTTGATCCTATGCtataacgatgaacttagccttaagatgcctttgggaaaccaggcccagagccatatgggctctggtcaaaagcagtgcactgtgAGGAATGAGGAGCCATttgccctctgccctctctcaTTTGTCTCTGAAGGTGAGTCTCTAATTGTGAGTGGATATTAAAGGCCTCTGGCTCACCTCTATTCTTTCTCAAAGTGCCTCCTGATGAAAAGCagatctcattctctctctttctttatctatTCCCTCGTTCTCTCAGAAGAGCTGTATTGATACCAATACAAAAAGCTGTGGTGTAGACAAGGCTCGCTATCTGAGAGCTCACTCGAAATGGGTTGTGTCAGAGAATGGAGGCTCTCATCACAGTGAATTCTCCACAGTGCCCTCCTCAGTGGGAATGTCAGGCACATGTTGTTTCGGCGAAGGCATACGAGAACACAGTGCTTATCCTGTAGACCATGCACAGTGCTTATCCTGTTATCCATGTCTCCTCTCAGGCTACAGGCCACATTGATGAGACAATGGTGTAGAAGAGCCAAGGGGTGAGAGGACTCCTGGAGGAGGTATGTggacacgcacacgcgcacagaCACGTGCCCACACTAGgacacacagacgcacgcactcacgcatgcaaacacacacacatacagtggggggaaaaagtatttagtcagccaccaattttcatcataggtacacgtcaactatgacagacaaaatgagaaaagaaaatccagaaaatcacattgtaggatttttaatgaatttatttgcaaattatggtggaaaataagtatttggtcacctacaaacaagcaagatttctggctctcacagacctgtaacttcttctttaagaggctcctctgtcctccactcgttacctgtattaatggcacctgtttgaacttgttatcagtatacaagacacctgtccacaacctcaaacagtcacactccaaactccactatggccaagaccaaagagctgtcaaaggacaccagaaacaaaattgtagacctgcaccaggctgggaagactgaatctgcaataggtaagcagcttggtttgaagaaatcaactgtgggagcaattattaggaaatggaagacatacaagaccactgataatctccctcgatctggggctccacgcaagatctcaccccgtggggtcaaaatgatcacaagaacggtgagcaaaaatcccagaaccacacgggggactagtgaatgacctgcagagagctgggaccaaagtaacaaagcctaccatcagtaacacactacgccgccagggactcaaatcctgcagtgccagacgtgtccccctgcttaagccagtacatgtccaggcccgtctgaagtttgctagag contains:
- the efna3a gene encoding ephrin-A3 isoform X1, yielding MALATVSLCLIALAFTNLHLTRANDRHAVYWNSSNLHLRREGYTVQVAVNDYLDIYCPHYNSTATSQRGTLERTVAEQYVLYMVSYRGYRTCDPQIGFKRWECNRPHAPHAPIKFSEKFQRYSAFSLGYEFNVGHEYYYISTPTHHHGHSCLRLRVYVCCSTVSHGDDSSQTPPDYTVRPNIKIHNIDEFNPEIPKLEKSVSGSSPSRDRLLLTVATLLISALLVS
- the efna3a gene encoding ephrin-A3 isoform X2, with translation MALATVSLCLIALAFTNLHLTRANDRHAVYWNSSNLHLRREGYTVQVAVNDYLDIYCPHYNSTATSQRGTLERTVAEQYVLYMVSYRGYRTCDPQIGFKRWECNRPHAPHAPIKFSEKFQRYSAFSLGYEFNVGHEYYYISTPTHHHGHSCLRLRVYVCCSTDEFNPEIPKLEKSVSGSSPSRDRLLLTVATLLISALLVS